CGCGACGCCCATGTTCACGTGACGGTGATAGACGATGTTGTCGTTTTCGATGCTGCTGTTGAGGATCGGGAAATGCACCAACGCATCGGCCGCGGCGCGCATGATGAACGCGAGCGGAGTCAGCTTCACGCCGTAGCGCGCTTCAAACTCCTTGCGCGATTCGTTGCGCAGACGCGTTGTCGCGGTCATGTCGATTTCGAACACGGTGTAGGCGTGGGGGCTGATCCGACGGCTTTCGACCATGTGCTGCGCGATCATCTTGCGCATCGTCGACATCGGCTCGACGCGTTTCAGTTCACCTTCCTCAAACCCGATGGGGCGTGCGCCTTCCGGAGCGCGCATCTCGGCCGTTGCACCATTCGGCGATTTCGGTGTCGGCGCCTTCGCGCGTCCCGGCGTGTGGGGACGGAAGTCATCCTTTGCCTGCTCCACCATGCGCTGCTGCTCCAGGAACGCCATGACATCGGCCTTTGTGACACGGCCGCGCGTGCCCGTGCCCTTGATCTGCTCGATGTCCAGACCGAGTTCCTTGGCGATGTTCCGAACAAGCGGCGTGCTCTTGCGGCGCAGCAACTTCTCGCGCTCCATCTCGACGGCCGAATGCTCCGTGCTCATTTCGCGTGGCGCTGCCGGCGGTGGGGGAGCGGCTGCACCGCCGACCGTCTCCTGCGCCAGGGCTTTCGCTTTCTGGCCGGAGCGCGCCTGCGCTTCCTTGCTCATCGCGTGCGGTTCTTCGTCGCGCTTCTTCTGCTCGACCGCTTTTTCGATTTCGCCCAGCTTTGTCCCGACAGGAGCCAGCCGCGCGATCACCGTATCCACATCCACCGTTTCGCCTTCGCTGTGAACGATCTCGGCAAGCACGCCATCGTCCGGCGCGGGGATTTCGGCCTCCACCTTTGCGGTGGAGATTTCCAGCAATGTTTCATCTTCGCGAACCGTGTCGCCCACCCGCTTGTGCCACTTCACGATCGTGGCTTCCGTGATGCTCTCGCCCATCTGGGGCATTTGAATGTCCATGTAGTTCGTGGTCGGCATGGAAGGGTAACTCTCTTTGGAATTAGTAGGTCGAAATCTCGCGGATGGTTTTCAGGATGTCATCGGAATTCGGTAGGATAGCCTCTTCCAGAATCGGTGAGTAGGCCACCCAGGTGTGCAACGATCCGACGCGACGCACCGGCGCGTCCAGCCACTCGAAGCAGTTCTCGCCGATCAGCGAGGCGATCTCGCCGCCAAAGCCGCCGGTCGTTGCTTCCTCGCTGACGATCACAGCACGGTGCGTCTTGCGGACGCTGGCGAAGATCGTCTCCTCATCCAACGGGTTCAGCGTGCGAATGTCGATTACTTCAGCCTCGTAGCCATCTTCGTTCGCCAGGCGACTCGCCGCATCCAGACTGCGCTGCACGGCCGCGCCCCACGTGATGATCGTCAGATCGCTGCCTTCGCGCTTCGTTGCTGCCTGGCCGAAGGGAATCGTGTAGTCTTCGCCCGGGTACACGTCGCGGTTGTAGCCCTGATAGTAGAGGTGCTTGTGTTCGAGGAACAGCACCGGGTCGTCGCAACGAATTGCGGTGCGGAGCAACCCCGCGGCGTCCGCCGCAGAGGACGGGTAGACGACACGCAGCCCGGGGCACTGGACGAAGATGCACTCGCCCGTCTGGCTGTGGTAAATGCCGCCGCCGCGCAAGTAGCCACCCGTCGGGACACGGACAACCACGGGACAAGTCCACTCGCCGCCGGAACGGTATCGCATCGTCGCCAGCTCGTCGCGAATCTGCTGCATCGCCGTCCAGATGTAATCGAAGAACTGCACTTCGCAAACCGGGCGCAAGCCGCGGCTCGCCATACCGATTGCGCGGCCGACG
This DNA window, taken from bacterium, encodes the following:
- a CDS encoding 2-oxo acid dehydrogenase subunit E2, which encodes MDIQMPQMGESITEATIVKWHKRVGDTVREDETLLEISTAKVEAEIPAPDDGVLAEIVHSEGETVDVDTVIARLAPVGTKLGEIEKAVEQKKRDEEPHAMSKEAQARSGQKAKALAQETVGGAAAPPPPAAPREMSTEHSAVEMEREKLLRRKSTPLVRNIAKELGLDIEQIKGTGTRGRVTKADVMAFLEQQRMVEQAKDDFRPHTPGRAKAPTPKSPNGATAEMRAPEGARPIGFEEGELKRVEPMSTMRKMIAQHMVESRRISPHAYTVFEIDMTATTRLRNESRKEFEARYGVKLTPLAFIMRAAADALVHFPILNSSIENDNIVYHRHVNMGVAVALEDGLIVPVVRNLEEKSMVGIARGLADIAHRARMKKLNAADVEGGTFTITSPGQKGALFGTPIIAQPQVAIMHVGAIHKRPSVIEGPDGSDMIAIRDRVILTLGIDHRAIDGWVADSFMSTIKERIEKADFHVLD